A region from the Deinococcus sp. KSM4-11 genome encodes:
- the dnaJ gene encoding molecular chaperone DnaJ, with product MDYYELLGVANSASADEIKSAYRKLALKYHPDRNKEPGAAEKFTQINEAYAVLSDPEKRAHFDRYGSAPSAGMPGGDPFGGMGGAGFDPMDIFEQLFGGAMGGRGRRGPARGDDLETETFVTLLQARAGEEIEVQVDRLTTCEHCHGSRTEPGGQPPKTCTTCGGAGAVRAQARTIFGVVETQQPCPTCRGEGQIIQDPCTVCKGRGRTLKAEPVKVKLPRGIDEGYRIRVAGKGNEGPGGNGDLYVHIEMEKHPQLRREAEHLIHTAKIGFAKAALGGKIEVPTLDGPVNVEVKAGTQHGELHRLHEKGMPRLQGRGNGDLIVEYDVVVPKPAQLTPEAREALLAYARAVGDEVNEKQEGFLGKVGKIFRGD from the coding sequence ATGGACTATTACGAACTGCTGGGCGTGGCGAACAGCGCGAGCGCCGACGAGATCAAGAGTGCCTACCGCAAACTCGCCCTGAAGTACCACCCGGATCGCAACAAGGAACCTGGCGCGGCCGAGAAGTTCACGCAGATCAACGAGGCCTACGCTGTCCTCTCCGATCCGGAGAAACGCGCGCATTTCGACCGGTACGGCAGCGCCCCCAGCGCGGGCATGCCCGGCGGCGACCCGTTCGGTGGCATGGGCGGCGCGGGCTTCGACCCCATGGACATCTTCGAGCAGCTGTTCGGCGGCGCCATGGGTGGCCGGGGACGGCGCGGCCCGGCGCGCGGCGACGACTTGGAAACCGAAACCTTCGTGACCCTGCTCCAGGCCCGTGCGGGTGAGGAAATCGAGGTGCAGGTCGACCGCCTGACGACCTGCGAGCACTGCCACGGCAGCCGCACCGAACCCGGCGGGCAGCCGCCCAAGACCTGCACGACCTGCGGCGGGGCGGGCGCGGTGCGGGCACAGGCCCGCACGATCTTCGGCGTGGTCGAGACGCAGCAGCCCTGTCCCACCTGCCGGGGTGAGGGCCAGATCATCCAGGATCCCTGCACGGTCTGTAAGGGCCGGGGACGCACCCTGAAAGCCGAGCCGGTGAAGGTCAAGCTGCCGCGTGGCATCGACGAGGGCTACCGCATCCGCGTGGCCGGGAAGGGCAACGAGGGACCGGGCGGCAACGGGGACCTGTACGTGCACATCGAAATGGAAAAGCACCCCCAGCTGCGCCGCGAGGCCGAGCACCTGATCCACACGGCCAAGATCGGCTTCGCGAAGGCCGCGCTGGGCGGGAAGATCGAGGTGCCCACGCTGGACGGCCCGGTGAACGTGGAGGTCAAGGCTGGCACGCAGCACGGCGAACTGCACCGCCTGCACGAGAAGGGCATGCCGCGCCTCCAGGGCCGGGGCAACGGTGACCTGATCGTCGAGTACGACGTGGTGGTGCCCAAGCCCGCGCAGCTGACCCCCGAGGCCCGCGAGGCCCTGCTCGCCTACGCCCGTGCGGTCGGCGACGAGGTGAACGAGAAGCAGGAAGGCTTTCTCGGGAAGGTCGGGAAGATCTTCCGGGGCGACTGA
- a CDS encoding ribose-phosphate pyrophosphokinase, protein MSVPHRAPTAVLESRRSPLLVFAGQSNRPLAQAICDNLGIPLGRSKTEKFTNDNLIVHYEESLREGDIFIVQTFSNPVSDSIMELLLMIDAAKSASAGRVTAVIPYYSYARSDKKDSPRISIAGRLVADLLQEAGADRFLTMTLHSPQVHGFFKIPGDHLSADLVLSQHFKSIVPDAHNGVVLAPDAGSIKRASQIARRLDSGLAMIDKERLSDTEVRPRALIGDVEGRTVFIVDDEISTAGSLVETVNIARSLGAKDVYVAVTHGVYSGPAIQRIAGLDVTQVASCNTVLVSPEKIAAANGKLAVLDVAPLFANAISNIHTGASVSTLFT, encoded by the coding sequence GTGTCCGTCCCTCACCGCGCCCCGACCGCCGTCCTCGAGAGCCGCCGCTCCCCGCTGCTGGTGTTCGCCGGGCAGAGCAACCGCCCGCTGGCCCAGGCCATCTGCGACAACCTGGGTATTCCGCTGGGCCGAAGCAAGACCGAGAAGTTCACGAACGACAACCTGATCGTGCATTACGAGGAATCCCTGCGCGAGGGCGACATCTTCATCGTGCAGACCTTCAGCAATCCCGTCAGCGACTCGATTATGGAACTCCTGCTGATGATCGACGCCGCCAAGAGTGCGAGCGCCGGGCGCGTCACGGCCGTCATCCCGTACTACTCGTACGCCCGCAGCGACAAGAAGGATTCCCCGCGCATCTCCATTGCCGGGCGGCTGGTCGCGGACCTCCTGCAGGAGGCCGGGGCCGACCGGTTCCTGACCATGACGCTGCACTCGCCGCAGGTGCACGGGTTCTTCAAGATTCCCGGCGACCACCTCTCGGCGGATCTGGTGCTCAGCCAGCACTTCAAGTCGATCGTGCCCGACGCGCACAACGGCGTGGTGCTCGCCCCGGACGCCGGGAGCATCAAGCGCGCCAGCCAGATCGCCCGACGCCTGGACTCGGGCCTCGCCATGATCGACAAGGAACGCCTCTCAGACACAGAGGTGCGCCCGCGCGCCCTGATCGGGGACGTCGAGGGCCGCACGGTGTTCATCGTGGACGACGAGATCAGCACCGCCGGATCACTGGTCGAGACGGTGAACATCGCCCGCAGCCTGGGGGCCAAGGACGTGTACGTGGCCGTCACGCACGGCGTGTACTCCGGCCCGGCCATCCAGCGCATCGCGGGCCTGGACGTGACGCAGGTCGCGAGCTGCAACACGGTGCTCGTCTCGCCGGAGAAGATCGCGGCGGCGAACGGCAAACTGGCAGTGCTGGATGTGGCGCCCCTCTTCGCGAACGCCATCTCGAACATCCATACGGGCGCGAGCGTCAGTACGCTGTTCACCTGA
- a CDS encoding GGDEF domain-containing protein: MPLWLRAWWQDVARPLPDAPEVSRVKMSGYVFAMLVAIPGLLLLLRELLIHHAWPYAVTHGAVMVGAALLLPWTWRHPERLGMAERIFAALLTLSAVGFLVLYGQHPEAVLGYDLIGSVLLFIVAGLLLILPPQLSLPLSVALLIAYRFEVNMLSGVDREKLLLSQWVNTGMFALLMVGVTMRQTLAGLTERLHLLEELSARDTLTGLLNRRGFEQQAAALRLDGTDGSLIVLDIDHFKPVNDTHGHTEGDRILVGLGQLMKNLVPPDGLAARWGGEEFVLYLHGQDVDAAHAFADDLRAAVQDATLGRVRMTISSGVAAWRTRDTLHHAFLHADDAMYEAKQAGRNRVIRSSPPASGHPAPP; encoded by the coding sequence ATGCCGCTGTGGCTGCGCGCGTGGTGGCAGGACGTGGCCCGGCCCCTCCCCGACGCGCCCGAGGTCAGCCGCGTGAAGATGTCCGGGTACGTGTTCGCCATGCTGGTGGCCATACCTGGGCTGCTGCTGCTGCTGCGCGAACTGCTCATTCATCATGCGTGGCCGTATGCCGTGACGCACGGGGCCGTCATGGTGGGGGCGGCGCTGCTGCTGCCCTGGACATGGCGGCACCCGGAACGGCTCGGCATGGCCGAGCGGATCTTCGCGGCCCTGCTCACGCTGAGCGCCGTGGGCTTTCTGGTGCTGTACGGCCAGCACCCGGAAGCCGTGCTGGGCTACGACCTGATCGGCAGCGTGCTGCTCTTCATCGTCGCGGGCCTGCTACTGATCCTGCCCCCACAGTTGTCGCTGCCGCTGTCCGTGGCACTGCTCATCGCGTACCGCTTCGAGGTGAACATGCTCAGCGGCGTCGACCGCGAGAAATTGCTGCTGTCCCAGTGGGTGAACACCGGCATGTTCGCGCTGCTGATGGTGGGCGTGACCATGCGCCAGACCCTCGCCGGCCTGACGGAACGCCTGCACCTGCTGGAAGAACTCTCGGCGCGCGACACCCTGACCGGCCTGCTGAACCGCCGGGGCTTCGAACAACAGGCCGCCGCCCTGCGGCTGGACGGCACGGACGGCAGCCTGATCGTGCTGGACATCGACCACTTCAAACCCGTGAACGATACGCACGGCCACACCGAAGGCGACCGCATCCTGGTGGGTCTGGGACAGCTCATGAAGAACCTCGTCCCCCCGGACGGCCTCGCCGCCCGCTGGGGTGGAGAGGAGTTCGTGCTGTACCTCCACGGGCAGGACGTGGACGCCGCCCACGCCTTCGCGGACGACCTGCGCGCCGCCGTGCAGGACGCCACCCTGGGCCGCGTGAGGATGACCATCAGTAGCGGCGTGGCCGCGTGGCGCACCCGTGACACCCTGCACCACGCCTTCCTGCACGCCGACGACGCCATGTACGAGGCCAAACAGGCAGGACGCAACCGCGTGATCCGGTCGAGCCCCCCTGCCAGCGGTCACCCCGCCCCGCCGTAG